In Pseudomonas sp. PDM14, a genomic segment contains:
- a CDS encoding alpha/beta hydrolase — MKITQRLAAGLLALAVSNAFAAGSPGVEHNTQGFLDALAAGGGQPLETLSPKDARNVLVGAQAGVKLQLPAADISRKTIQVDGQAIDLTIVRPAGAKGVLPVFMFFHGGGWVLGDFPTHERLIRDLVATSGAAAVYVNYTPSPEAKYPTAINQAYAATRWVAEHGQEIDVDGKRLAVAGNSVGGNMAAVVSLMAKDKGAPQIRFQALLWPVTDASFETASYMQFADGHFLTRSMMQWFWDSYTTDPRQRAEIYASPLRASLDQLKGLPPALVQTAEMDVLRDEGEAYARKLDAAGVPVTAVRYNGMIHDFGLLNVISQIPGTRSAMLQAGEELKKHLK, encoded by the coding sequence ATGAAGATCACCCAACGACTCGCTGCCGGCCTGCTCGCCCTGGCCGTCAGCAACGCATTCGCCGCCGGCAGCCCCGGCGTCGAACACAACACCCAGGGCTTCCTCGACGCCCTTGCCGCCGGTGGCGGCCAGCCGCTGGAAACCCTCAGCCCGAAGGATGCGCGTAACGTGCTGGTCGGTGCCCAGGCCGGGGTGAAACTGCAGCTGCCGGCAGCCGATATCAGCCGCAAGACCATCCAGGTCGACGGCCAGGCCATCGACCTGACCATCGTTCGCCCAGCGGGGGCGAAGGGTGTGCTGCCGGTCTTCATGTTCTTCCACGGCGGTGGCTGGGTGCTCGGCGACTTCCCCACCCATGAACGCCTGATCCGCGATCTGGTGGCGACCTCCGGCGCCGCGGCGGTGTACGTGAACTACACGCCGTCGCCGGAAGCCAAGTACCCCACCGCGATCAACCAGGCCTACGCCGCCACTCGCTGGGTTGCCGAGCATGGCCAGGAAATCGACGTCGACGGCAAACGCCTGGCGGTGGCCGGCAATAGCGTCGGCGGCAACATGGCCGCGGTCGTCAGCCTGATGGCCAAGGACAAGGGCGCACCGCAGATCCGCTTCCAGGCGCTGCTGTGGCCGGTGACCGATGCCAGCTTCGAGACCGCCTCGTACATGCAGTTCGCCGACGGCCACTTCCTGACCCGCAGCATGATGCAGTGGTTCTGGGACAGCTACACGACCGACCCGCGCCAGCGCGCCGAGATCTATGCCTCGCCGCTACGCGCTTCGCTCGATCAGCTCAAGGGCTTGCCGCCGGCACTGGTGCAGACCGCCGAGATGGACGTACTGCGTGATGAAGGCGAAGCCTATGCACGCAAGCTGGACGCCGCCGGGGTGCCGGTCACCGCGGTGCGCTACAACGGCATGATCCACGACTTCGGTCTGCTCAACGTGATCAGCCAGATCCCCGGTACCCGCTCGGCCATGCTCCAGGCCGGCGAGGAGCTGAAGAAACACCTGAAGTAA
- a CDS encoding YqfO family protein, with translation MYKLCFYVPESHLDAVKNAVFAAGGGRIGRYDSCCWQTLGQGQYRPLEGSEPFLGVHGRVHEIAEWKVELVIADELLHDTVKAMKRAHPYETPAFEVWRLSDLQF, from the coding sequence ATGTACAAACTGTGTTTCTACGTGCCCGAAAGCCATCTGGATGCGGTGAAAAACGCCGTGTTTGCTGCTGGCGGTGGGCGCATTGGGCGTTATGACAGTTGCTGCTGGCAAACCCTGGGGCAGGGACAGTATCGTCCACTGGAGGGCAGTGAGCCGTTTCTCGGGGTGCATGGCAGGGTGCATGAAATCGCCGAGTGGAAAGTCGAGCTGGTGATCGCCGACGAGTTGTTGCACGACACGGTGAAGGCTATGAAGCGCGCCCACCCCTACGAGACGCCGGCCTTCGAGGTGTGGCGCCTGTCCGACCTGCAGTTCTGA
- a CDS encoding CDGSH iron-sulfur domain-containing protein, producing the protein MADEAPPILPEVRQVKPGDTLLLCRCGRSSTLPDCPADCPSGLRLTPAREQHLLLCRCGLSTRMPYCDGSHNRPVSGLQARIRRFFSGE; encoded by the coding sequence ATGGCCGATGAGGCCCCGCCGATTCTCCCCGAGGTACGCCAGGTCAAGCCTGGCGATACCTTGCTGCTGTGCCGCTGTGGGCGTTCGTCCACGCTTCCCGATTGCCCCGCCGATTGCCCCAGCGGCCTGCGCCTGACGCCTGCGCGCGAACAGCATCTGCTGCTGTGCCGTTGCGGCCTGTCCACACGCATGCCGTATTGCGATGGCAGCCACAATCGCCCGGTAAGCGGCTTGCAGGCACGGATCAGGCGCTTCTTCAGTGGTGAGTAA
- the purL gene encoding phosphoribosylformylglycinamidine synthase, with product MLILRGAPALSAFRHGKLLEQLTSKVPAVTGLYAEFAHFADVTGVLTADEEQVLSRLLKYGPSVPVQEPSGRLFLTIPRFGTISPWSSKASDIARNCGLAKIQRLERGIAYYVSGELSADDASTVAALLHDRMTQLVLDAMEQAAALFSHAEPKPLSAVDILGGGRAALEKANVELGLALAEDEIDYLVSAFQGLGRNPHDIELMMFAQANSEHCRHKIFNASWDIDGESQEKSLFGMIKNTYQMHSENVLSAYKDNASVIVGHSAGRFFPNPETRQYGAVQEPVHILMKVETHNHPTAISPFSGASTGSGGEIRDEGATGRGAKPKAGLTGFTVSNLNIPGFEQPWEVPYGKPERIVTPLDIMIEGPLGGAAFNNEFGRPALTGYFRTFEQSISTPHGDEVRGYHKPIMLAGGMGNIREDHVQKGEITVGAKLIVLGGPAMLIGLGGGAASSVATGASSADLDFASVQRENPEMERRCQEVIDRCWQLGDANPIAFIHDVGAGGISNAFPELVNDGGRGGRFELRKVPNDEPGMAPHEIWSNESQERYVLAVSAKDFERFQAICERERCPFAVVGEATEEPQLTVTDSHFANTPVDMPLEVLLGKPPRMHRSVTREAELGDDFAAASVDIDEAVTRVLRHPAVASKSFLITIGDRTITGLVARDQMVGPWQVPVADVAVTATSFDVYTGEAMAMGERTPLALLDAAASGRMAIGETLTNIAASRIEKISDIKLSANWMAAAGHPGEDARLYDTVKAVGMELCPALGITIPVGKDSMSMKTKWSEEGAEKSVTSPLSLIVTGFAPVTDIRQTLTPQLRLDKGETDLILVDLGRGQNRMGASILAQVYGKLGQSAPDVDDAEDLKAFFAVIQGLNADGHLLAYHDRSDGGLLTSVLEMAFAGHCGLNLFLDALADSRDDLAAVLFNEELGAVIQVRQDATPDVLAQFSAAGLDDCVAVIGQPVNGSDVAISFNGEVVFGGQRRLLQRQWAETSYQIQRMRDNVQCAEQEFDTILDEENPGLSIKLSFDVNQDIAAPYIKKGVRPQVAVLREQGVNGQVEMAAAFDRAGFAAVDVHMSDILAGRVSLEEFKGLVACGGFSYGDVLGAGEGWAKSALFNSRARDAFQAFFERKDSFALGVCNGCQMMSNLHELIPGTEFWPHFVRNRSEQFEARVAMVQVQESASIFLRGMAGTRMPIAIAHGEGHAEFESEEALLEADLSGTVALRFVDNNGKVTETYPANPNGSPRGITGLCSRDGRVTIMMPHPERVFRAVQNSWRPDEWQEDGGWLRMFRNARVWVD from the coding sequence ATGTTGATCCTGCGCGGCGCGCCCGCTCTTTCCGCCTTCCGTCACGGTAAATTGCTCGAGCAACTGACCAGCAAGGTCCCGGCCGTGACGGGTCTGTACGCCGAGTTCGCGCATTTTGCCGATGTGACCGGTGTGCTCACCGCCGACGAAGAGCAAGTCCTGAGCCGCCTGCTGAAGTACGGCCCGAGCGTGCCGGTGCAGGAGCCCAGCGGCCGCCTGTTCCTGACCATCCCGCGTTTCGGCACCATTTCGCCGTGGTCGAGCAAGGCCAGCGACATCGCCCGCAACTGTGGCCTGGCGAAGATCCAGCGCCTGGAGCGCGGCATCGCCTACTACGTCAGCGGTGAGCTGAGCGCCGACGATGCCAGCACCGTCGCGGCGCTGCTGCACGACCGCATGACCCAGCTGGTGCTGGATGCCATGGAGCAGGCAGCCGCTCTGTTCAGCCACGCCGAGCCCAAGCCGCTCAGCGCGGTGGACATCCTCGGCGGCGGTCGCGCCGCGCTGGAGAAGGCCAACGTCGAGCTGGGCCTGGCCCTGGCCGAAGACGAGATCGATTATCTGGTCAGCGCCTTCCAGGGCCTGGGGCGTAACCCGCACGACATCGAACTGATGATGTTCGCCCAGGCCAACTCCGAGCATTGCCGCCACAAGATCTTCAACGCCAGCTGGGACATCGACGGCGAAAGCCAGGAAAAGTCCCTGTTCGGCATGATCAAGAATACCTACCAGATGCACAGCGAGAACGTGCTGTCCGCCTACAAGGACAACGCCTCGGTCATCGTCGGCCACAGCGCCGGGCGTTTCTTCCCGAACCCTGAAACCCGCCAGTACGGCGCGGTGCAGGAACCGGTGCACATCCTGATGAAGGTGGAAACCCACAACCACCCGACCGCTATTTCGCCGTTCTCCGGTGCCTCGACTGGTTCCGGTGGCGAGATTCGCGACGAGGGCGCTACCGGTCGCGGCGCCAAGCCGAAGGCGGGCCTGACCGGTTTCACCGTGTCCAACCTGAACATCCCCGGTTTCGAACAGCCCTGGGAAGTGCCGTACGGCAAGCCCGAGCGCATCGTCACGCCGCTGGACATCATGATCGAAGGCCCGCTGGGCGGCGCCGCGTTCAACAACGAATTCGGTCGTCCGGCCCTGACCGGTTACTTCCGTACCTTCGAGCAGTCGATCAGCACCCCCCACGGCGACGAAGTGCGCGGCTACCACAAGCCGATCATGCTCGCCGGCGGCATGGGCAATATTCGTGAAGACCACGTGCAGAAGGGCGAGATCACCGTCGGCGCCAAGCTGATCGTGCTTGGCGGCCCGGCCATGCTCATCGGTCTGGGCGGCGGCGCCGCGTCTTCGGTGGCCACTGGTGCCAGCTCGGCCGACCTGGACTTTGCCTCGGTGCAGCGCGAGAACCCGGAAATGGAACGCCGCTGCCAGGAGGTCATCGACCGCTGCTGGCAATTGGGCGACGCCAACCCCATCGCCTTCATCCATGACGTCGGCGCCGGTGGCATCTCCAACGCCTTCCCCGAGCTGGTCAACGACGGCGGCCGCGGTGGCCGCTTCGAGCTGCGCAAGGTGCCCAACGACGAGCCGGGCATGGCCCCGCACGAAATCTGGAGCAACGAGTCCCAGGAGCGTTATGTGCTGGCTGTCAGCGCCAAGGATTTCGAGCGCTTCCAGGCCATCTGCGAGCGCGAGCGCTGCCCGTTCGCGGTGGTGGGTGAAGCCACCGAAGAGCCGCAACTGACCGTCACCGACAGCCATTTCGCCAACACCCCTGTGGACATGCCGCTGGAGGTGCTGCTCGGCAAGCCGCCGCGCATGCACCGTTCGGTCACCCGCGAGGCCGAGCTGGGCGACGACTTCGCCGCTGCCAGTGTCGACATCGACGAAGCCGTTACCCGCGTGCTGCGCCACCCGGCCGTGGCCAGCAAGAGCTTCCTGATCACCATCGGCGACCGCACCATCACCGGCCTGGTTGCCCGCGACCAGATGGTCGGCCCGTGGCAGGTGCCGGTGGCCGATGTGGCCGTTACCGCCACCAGCTTCGACGTCTACACCGGTGAAGCCATGGCCATGGGCGAGCGCACGCCACTGGCCCTGCTCGATGCCGCCGCCTCCGGGCGCATGGCAATTGGCGAGACGCTGACCAACATCGCCGCCTCGCGCATCGAGAAGATTTCCGACATCAAACTGTCTGCCAACTGGATGGCCGCCGCCGGCCACCCGGGCGAGGACGCACGCCTGTACGACACCGTGAAAGCGGTCGGCATGGAGCTATGCCCGGCGCTCGGCATCACCATTCCGGTGGGCAAGGACTCGATGTCGATGAAGACCAAGTGGAGCGAGGAGGGCGCAGAGAAGAGCGTGACCTCGCCGCTGTCGCTGATCGTCACCGGCTTCGCTCCGGTTACCGACATCCGCCAGACCCTGACCCCGCAGCTGCGCCTGGACAAGGGCGAGACCGACCTGATCCTGGTCGACCTCGGTCGCGGGCAGAACCGCATGGGCGCCTCGATCCTCGCCCAGGTTTACGGCAAGCTCGGCCAGAGCGCGCCGGACGTCGACGACGCCGAAGACCTCAAGGCCTTCTTCGCCGTGATCCAGGGCCTCAACGCCGACGGTCATCTGCTGGCCTATCACGACCGTTCCGACGGTGGCCTGCTGACCAGCGTGCTGGAAATGGCCTTCGCCGGCCATTGCGGCCTCAACCTGTTCCTCGATGCGCTGGCCGACAGCCGCGACGACCTCGCCGCCGTGCTGTTCAACGAAGAGCTCGGCGCGGTGATCCAGGTTCGCCAGGACGCCACCCCGGATGTGCTGGCGCAGTTCAGTGCCGCCGGCCTCGACGACTGCGTGGCGGTGATTGGCCAGCCGGTCAACGGCAGCGACGTGGCCATCAGCTTCAACGGTGAAGTGGTGTTCGGCGGTCAGCGCCGCCTGCTGCAGCGCCAGTGGGCCGAGACCAGCTATCAGATCCAGCGCATGCGCGACAACGTGCAGTGCGCCGAGCAGGAATTCGACACCATCCTCGACGAGGAAAACCCGGGCCTGTCGATCAAGCTGTCGTTCGACGTCAACCAGGACATCGCCGCGCCCTACATCAAGAAGGGCGTGCGCCCGCAAGTGGCGGTCCTGCGCGAGCAGGGTGTCAACGGCCAGGTGGAAATGGCCGCGGCCTTCGACCGTGCCGGCTTCGCGGCGGTCGACGTGCACATGAGCGACATCCTTGCCGGCCGTGTCAGCCTGGAAGAGTTCAAGGGTCTTGTCGCCTGCGGCGGCTTCTCCTACGGTGACGTGCTCGGCGCCGGTGAAGGCTGGGCCAAGTCGGCGCTGTTCAACAGCCGCGCCCGCGATGCCTTCCAGGCGTTCTTCGAGCGCAAGGACAGTTTCGCCCTCGGCGTGTGCAACGGCTGCCAGATGATGAGCAACCTGCACGAGCTGATCCCCGGCACCGAGTTCTGGCCGCACTTCGTGCGCAACCGCTCGGAGCAGTTCGAGGCGCGCGTGGCGATGGTCCAGGTGCAGGAGTCGGCGTCGATCTTCCTGCGTGGCATGGCCGGCACGCGCATGCCGATCGCCATCGCCCATGGTGAGGGCCATGCCGAGTTCGAAAGCGAGGAGGCGCTGCTGGAGGCCGATCTGTCCGGCACCGTGGCCCTGCGTTTCGTCGACAACAACGGCAAGGTCACCGAAACCTACCCGGCCAACCCCAACGGCTCGCCGCGCGGGATTACCGGTCTGTGCAGCCGCGATGGCCGCGTGACCATCATGATGCCGCACCCGGAGCGGGTGTTCCGCGCCGTGCAGAACTCCTGGCGCCCGGACGAGTGGCAGGAAGACGGCGGCTGGCTGCGCATGTTCCGCAACGCCCGCGTGTGGGTCGACTGA
- the mltF gene encoding membrane-bound lytic murein transglycosylase MltF, with the protein MFPHTAFRIRTVAWFLAAGIFLLLVGCSGEEPQPTTLERVQKEGVLRVVTRNSPATYFQDRSGETGFEYELVKRFADNLGVKLQIETADNLDDLFKRLNQPNGPVLAAAGLVASDGRKIQAKFSQPYLDVTPQVIYRNGQPRPSRPEDLVGKRILVLQGSSHAEQLAQLKASQPQLQYEESSAVEVVDLLRMVDEGQIDLTVVDSNELAMNQVYFPNVRVAFDLGDARSLGWAMAPGADDSLRAEVDHFLALVEENGSLQRLKDRYYGHVDVLGYVGAYTFAKHLQQRLPRYEQFFKQSAEKHKVDWRLLAAIGYQESLWQPDATSKTGVRGLMMLTQGTAQAMGVANRLDARQSIQGGGKYLALIHSGLAEELEEPDRTWFALAAYNIGIAHLGDARKLAQAEGLNPNKWLDVQKMLPRLAQKQWYSKTRYGYARGGETVHFVRNIRRYYDILNWVTQPQLEGNQVAESGMHVPGVDKRKPPAEDAPL; encoded by the coding sequence ATGTTTCCGCACACTGCGTTCCGCATACGCACCGTCGCCTGGTTTCTGGCGGCCGGAATCTTTCTGCTGCTCGTAGGCTGTAGTGGCGAAGAACCCCAGCCCACTACGCTCGAGCGCGTGCAGAAGGAGGGTGTCCTACGCGTGGTCACCCGCAACAGCCCGGCCACCTACTTCCAGGACCGCAGCGGCGAAACCGGCTTCGAGTACGAACTGGTCAAGCGTTTTGCCGACAACCTCGGCGTCAAGTTGCAGATCGAAACCGCGGACAACCTCGACGACCTGTTCAAGCGCCTCAACCAGCCCAACGGCCCGGTCCTGGCCGCCGCCGGTCTGGTTGCCAGCGACGGCCGCAAGATCCAGGCGAAGTTCTCCCAGCCCTACCTCGACGTCACCCCGCAGGTCATCTACCGCAATGGCCAGCCACGCCCGAGCCGCCCGGAAGACCTGGTCGGCAAGCGCATTCTCGTGTTGCAGGGCAGCAGCCATGCCGAGCAGCTGGCGCAGCTCAAGGCCAGCCAGCCGCAACTGCAGTACGAGGAGTCCTCGGCGGTCGAGGTGGTCGACCTGCTGCGCATGGTCGACGAAGGGCAGATCGACCTGACCGTGGTCGACTCCAACGAACTGGCGATGAACCAGGTGTACTTCCCCAACGTGCGCGTGGCCTTCGACCTGGGCGACGCGCGCAGCCTCGGCTGGGCCATGGCCCCCGGCGCCGACGACAGCCTGCGCGCCGAGGTCGATCACTTCCTCGCCCTGGTCGAGGAGAACGGCAGCCTGCAACGCCTGAAGGACCGCTACTACGGCCACGTCGACGTACTCGGCTACGTCGGTGCCTACACCTTCGCCAAGCACCTGCAGCAGCGCCTGCCGCGCTACGAACAGTTCTTCAAGCAGTCCGCCGAGAAGCACAAGGTCGACTGGCGCCTGCTCGCGGCCATCGGCTACCAGGAATCCCTGTGGCAGCCGGACGCCACCTCCAAGACCGGCGTGCGCGGCCTGATGATGCTCACCCAGGGCACCGCCCAGGCCATGGGCGTGGCCAACCGCCTCGACGCCCGGCAGAGCATCCAGGGCGGCGGCAAGTACCTGGCGCTGATCCACAGCGGCCTCGCCGAAGAGCTGGAAGAGCCGGACCGCACCTGGTTCGCCCTCGCCGCCTACAACATCGGCATCGCTCACCTGGGCGACGCGCGCAAGCTGGCCCAGGCCGAAGGCCTGAACCCGAACAAGTGGCTGGATGTGCAGAAGATGCTGCCGCGCCTGGCGCAGAAACAGTGGTACAGCAAGACCCGCTACGGGTACGCCCGCGGCGGCGAGACCGTGCACTTCGTGCGCAACATCCGCCGCTACTACGACATCCTCAACTGGGTGACCCAGCCGCAGCTCGAAGGCAACCAGGTGGCCGAGAGCGGCATGCACGTGCCGGGCGTCGACAAACGCAAGCCGCCGGCGGAAGACGCGCCGCTCTAA
- the tadA gene encoding tRNA adenosine(34) deaminase TadA, giving the protein MKKTQIIDRSQDERFMREALALAAEGATQGEVPVGAVLVQDGVVIGRGFNCPITRHDPSAHAEMVAIRAAAAAQQNYRLPGSTLYVTLEPCSMCAGLIVHSRIARVVYGTQEPKAGVVISRGQFFSQDFLNHRVLVEGGVLAQECGDLLKTFFKARRENAASSAS; this is encoded by the coding sequence ATGAAGAAAACGCAGATCATCGACCGTAGCCAGGACGAACGCTTCATGCGCGAGGCGCTGGCGCTGGCTGCCGAGGGCGCGACCCAGGGCGAGGTGCCGGTGGGTGCGGTGCTGGTGCAGGACGGCGTGGTGATCGGTCGCGGCTTCAATTGCCCGATCACCCGTCACGACCCCAGTGCCCATGCCGAGATGGTCGCCATCCGCGCGGCTGCGGCGGCGCAACAGAACTATCGCCTGCCCGGCAGCACCCTGTACGTCACCCTGGAGCCGTGCAGCATGTGCGCGGGGCTGATCGTGCATTCACGCATCGCGCGCGTGGTGTACGGCACCCAGGAGCCGAAGGCTGGCGTGGTGATCAGCCGTGGGCAGTTCTTCAGCCAGGACTTTCTCAATCACCGCGTGCTGGTCGAGGGCGGGGTGCTGGCGCAGGAGTGCGGTGATCTGCTCAAGACGTTCTTCAAGGCCCGTCGCGAAAACGCAGCCAGCAGCGCCTCCTGA
- a CDS encoding multicopper oxidase family protein translates to MTFTRRQILAGLAGLGVVGLGAGGARYWLGRPHNATSHDYELIAAPFDLELVPGHVTPAWGYGGQAPGVELRCRQGERLRVRFINKLDVPSTIHWHGIRLPLDMDGVPYVSQLPVLPGEYFDYDFVTPDAGSYWYHPHTTSAEQLGRGLVGPLIVEEREPSGFTHERTLCLKSWHVDEQGAFTAFSVPREAAREGTRGRLSSINGVSLPTLELPAGQVVRLRLINVDNTVTYRLNLPKGEARIYALDGNPITPRPLGKEYWLGPGMRLDLALKVPTAGSELSLRNGPLRLATLKGVATTERPGDWPAELPANPLPEPDLSRAETLRFNFEWAAALASPADEAAGRYKYWQINGQAWDINDKTCADRPIASLKLGGHYVFVLRNMAQYQHPIHLHGMAFKVLDSDRKDIVPYFTDTYLLGKNETARIAFVADNPGVWMFHCHVIDHMETGLMAAIEVV, encoded by the coding sequence ATGACCTTTACCCGCAGACAGATTCTCGCCGGCCTGGCCGGTCTTGGCGTGGTCGGCCTCGGCGCCGGCGGCGCGCGCTACTGGCTGGGCCGTCCGCATAACGCGACGAGCCACGACTACGAACTGATTGCCGCCCCCTTCGACCTCGAGCTGGTGCCCGGCCACGTCACCCCGGCCTGGGGCTATGGCGGCCAGGCGCCCGGCGTGGAATTGCGCTGCCGCCAGGGCGAACGCCTGCGCGTGCGCTTCATCAACAAGCTCGACGTACCGAGCACCATCCACTGGCATGGCATCCGCCTGCCGCTGGACATGGACGGTGTGCCCTATGTCTCGCAACTGCCGGTGCTGCCGGGCGAGTACTTCGACTACGACTTCGTCACTCCGGACGCCGGCAGCTACTGGTACCACCCGCACACCACCAGCGCCGAGCAGCTGGGTCGCGGCCTGGTCGGCCCGCTGATCGTCGAGGAGCGCGAGCCGAGCGGCTTCACCCACGAGCGCACGCTGTGCCTGAAGAGCTGGCATGTCGACGAGCAGGGCGCATTCACCGCCTTCAGCGTGCCGCGCGAGGCGGCGCGCGAGGGCACCCGCGGGCGCCTGTCGAGCATCAACGGCGTGTCGCTGCCGACCCTCGAATTGCCCGCCGGCCAGGTGGTGCGCCTGCGCCTGATCAACGTCGATAACACGGTGACCTATCGCCTCAACCTGCCCAAGGGTGAGGCGCGCATCTACGCCCTGGATGGCAACCCGATCACCCCGCGGCCGCTGGGCAAGGAGTACTGGCTGGGCCCCGGCATGCGCCTGGACCTGGCGCTGAAGGTGCCGACCGCTGGCAGCGAACTGTCGCTGCGCAACGGCCCGCTGCGCCTGGCCACGCTCAAGGGCGTCGCCACCACCGAGCGGCCCGGCGACTGGCCGGCTGAACTGCCGGCCAACCCCTTGCCGGAGCCGGACCTGAGCCGCGCCGAGACCCTGCGCTTCAACTTCGAGTGGGCGGCCGCCCTGGCGTCGCCCGCGGATGAGGCGGCGGGGCGCTACAAGTACTGGCAGATCAACGGCCAGGCCTGGGACATCAACGACAAGACCTGTGCCGATCGTCCGATCGCCAGCCTCAAGCTGGGCGGGCACTACGTCTTCGTGCTGCGCAACATGGCCCAGTATCAGCACCCGATCCACCTGCACGGCATGGCCTTCAAGGTGCTCGACTCGGACCGCAAGGACATCGTGCCGTACTTCACCGACACCTACCTGCTGGGCAAGAACGAAACGGCGCGCATCGCCTTCGTCGCCGATAATCCGGGGGTGTGGATGTTCCATTGTCATGTGATCGACCACATGGAGACCGGCCTCATGGCCGCGATCGAAGTAGTATGA
- a CDS encoding ABC transporter permease: MQPEALEPTLVAPPVRTSAWPRKSPPFWLQVPVLVLVIVAALPLFYVAVRTWESGWHTAWQLLWRPFVFGLLANTMKLMVLVTVGCALIGLALAWCIERSDLRWRRQWNVLLCLPFAIPAFVSGFTWISISPLFEGLGGTVLVMVLSKYPLVYLPLAATLRNLDPALEESARMLGYTRGQIFWRVTLPLLRPTLLGTSLLVAVHMLVEFGAPSIMRYQTFTTAIYQQFELEFSSTNAAMLSALLLSLCSVMLWLEFILRGRGYARTGQGVARRSTPVTLRAWQAPIQLLLVALVVIGCGTPLTMLGFWIYQGSSASFPLMEVMEALGSSFSLSFGGALLSCLAALPIGILVVRYQGHLARLAERLPYLLHALPGLVIALSLVFFALGYMPALYQTSTLLLVAYALLFMPLAQSPIRVALEKASPQLEEAARTLGCAPFVAFLKVTLPIIFPAIGAGFVLVFLDCMKELTATLILGPTGLETLATAVWSHTANLEYAAAAPYAALIVLVSGVPVYLLTTRAYISRRS; this comes from the coding sequence ATGCAGCCGGAAGCCCTCGAACCCACGCTGGTCGCGCCACCGGTACGTACCTCGGCCTGGCCGCGCAAGTCGCCGCCGTTCTGGTTGCAGGTGCCGGTGCTGGTGCTGGTGATCGTCGCCGCGCTGCCGCTGTTCTATGTCGCGGTACGCACCTGGGAGTCCGGCTGGCACACCGCCTGGCAACTGCTCTGGCGGCCGTTCGTTTTCGGTCTGCTGGCCAACACCATGAAGCTGATGGTGCTGGTGACCGTTGGCTGCGCGCTGATCGGCCTGGCGCTGGCCTGGTGCATCGAGCGTAGCGACCTGCGCTGGCGCCGGCAGTGGAACGTGCTGCTGTGTCTGCCGTTCGCCATCCCGGCGTTCGTCAGCGGCTTCACCTGGATTTCCATCAGCCCGCTGTTCGAGGGGCTCGGAGGGACGGTGCTGGTGATGGTGCTGTCGAAGTACCCGCTGGTGTACCTGCCGCTGGCGGCGACCCTGCGCAACCTCGATCCGGCTCTGGAAGAGTCGGCACGCATGCTCGGCTACACCCGCGGGCAGATCTTCTGGCGCGTGACCCTGCCGCTGCTGCGCCCGACGCTGCTAGGCACCAGCCTGCTGGTGGCGGTGCACATGCTGGTGGAGTTCGGTGCGCCGTCGATCATGCGCTACCAGACCTTCACCACGGCGATCTATCAGCAGTTCGAACTGGAGTTCAGCAGCACCAACGCGGCCATGCTTTCGGCGCTGCTGCTGTCGCTGTGCTCGGTGATGCTGTGGCTGGAGTTCATCCTGCGCGGACGCGGCTATGCGCGCACCGGCCAGGGCGTGGCGCGGCGCTCGACGCCAGTGACGTTGCGTGCATGGCAGGCACCGATCCAGCTGTTGCTGGTGGCCCTGGTGGTGATCGGTTGTGGCACGCCGCTGACCATGCTGGGCTTCTGGATCTATCAGGGCAGCTCGGCAAGCTTCCCGCTGATGGAGGTGATGGAGGCGCTCGGTTCGTCGTTCTCGCTGTCGTTCGGCGGCGCACTGCTGAGCTGCCTGGCTGCGCTGCCGATCGGCATCCTGGTGGTGCGCTACCAGGGCCATCTGGCGCGCCTGGCCGAGCGCCTGCCGTACCTGCTGCATGCGTTGCCGGGGCTGGTCATCGCGCTGTCGCTGGTGTTTTTTGCCCTCGGCTACATGCCGGCGCTGTACCAGACCAGCACGCTGCTGCTGGTGGCCTACGCGCTGCTGTTCATGCCGCTGGCGCAGTCGCCGATCCGCGTGGCGCTGGAGAAGGCGTCACCGCAGTTGGAAGAGGCGGCGCGGACCCTGGGCTGCGCGCCGTTCGTGGCGTTTCTCAAGGTGACCCTGCCGATCATCTTTCCGGCCATCGGCGCCGGCTTCGTGCTGGTGTTCCTCGACTGCATGAAAGAACTCACCGCCACGCTGATCCTCGGCCCCACCGGGCTGGAGACCCTGGCCACGGCGGTGTGGTCGCACACGGCAAACCTCGAGTACGCCGCCGCGGCGCCCTATGCGGCGCTGATCGTGCTGGTGTCCGGCGTGCCGGTGTACCTGCTCACCACGCGGGCCTACATCAGCCGGCGCAGCTGA